The Thermodesulfobacterium sp. TA1 sequence GAAAACTTAAAATTAGTTTTGGGACTTGAAATAGAGGAGGAACATTTAAAAGATATAAAAATTTTAAACGGATTTTTGTTGGCCCTCTTTAAAGAAATTCCTGAAGAAGGACAAAGCGTAGTTTATGGTGGCTATAGATTTACGGTAAAAAAGGTTAAAGGGAGAAAAATTCTTTGGGTAGAAATAGAAAAATTACCTGAGAGAGAGGATTGATGATAGGCTTTATATCCTTTTTGTTTTTTGTGTTAGGAGAAGCCTTTTTTGCTTGTAGTGAAATGGCTTTTATTTCTGTAGAAAGATATCTTATGGAAAAATTAGATTACAAAAAAAAGGTAACCCAGATTTATTTTAAACTTTGGGAAAATCCAGAAAGGCTCTTTACTACTACCCTTTTGGGTATTACCCTTTGTGTAGTAGGTAACGGTATTTTTACTCCTTATTTTTTGATTAGAGATTTTGGGATAAAAGGACTGGTTATCTCCTCAACTTTAGTCCCCATTGCTATGGTAGTTTTAGGACAGGTTATTCCTAAAACTATAGGTAAAAAATTTGCTTATCCTTTAATTTTATACTTACTTCCTCTTATTTATTATATCTCTTTTATCTTTTGGCCTTTAGTTTATGTTAATACTATTTTAGCCCAAAAATTACTGAAACCTCAAGAAAAAAATCCTATTTTTTTAAGCAAATTTAGAGAAATTTTTCTTACATTTATACGTTATGAAGAAGAGATAGATCGTACTGAAAAAGAATTAATGCATAAAATTATAGATTTTGCTAAGAAAAAAGTATCTCAAGTTATGATACCTATAAGTCAAGTAAAAGCCTTACCTTTAGATGCAACCGTAAAAGATGCTATAGAATTTAGCAAAAAATATAATTTTTCTTATATACCTCTTTATGAAAATGACGTTTCACATCTTAAAGCCATCGTTAAAGTTCAACATTTAATAGGCAAAACTTTATTAGAACCTAATAAGCCTTTAAAAAATTTTATCCAAACTCCGATTTTTTTTCCTGAGATGGCACATGCTCATGACGTTCTCTCAGCTTTACAAAAATCTGGAATGGAGCTTGCGATAATCGTCGATGAATATGGGTTTACTACCGGAATTGTTACTATAGAAGACTTGATAGAAGAAGTATTAGGAGAGTTTAGAGATGCTTTAGATTATTACGTACCTGAATATCAAAAAATTTCTGAAAATGTCTATAGAGTAACAGGATTTATAGAAATAGAAAAATTACAACAAATAGGCCTTCCTATTCCGTCTGGAGATTATGAAACTTTAAACGGATTTATCTACTCTATTACAGGGAAGATTCCTGGTGAGGGCGAGGTGATTTATTACAAAAATTTAGAAATGAAAATTTTAAAAGCAACTCCGCAAACCGTAGAAGAGGTTATGATAAAGATTAAACCTAACTAATTTTTAAAACTTAAAGTTGGATTAAGTCTTCTGTAGCTTCTTTTTCAAGATTTTTCTGATAAAACATAGGGTCCCAAGGAGGTTTTTCTGTGTATTTTAGGTTTTTAATCTCCCAAGAGGCCCGAAAACTATCGACTTTAATTTCGCCTTCCTTAAACTCTTTATCAAAACGATAAAACACAGCACCCTTAGAAAATTCCCATATTTTTTCTTTTTCTTTAGCTCCTATAAAATACCAAGGGAGGTCTTCAGGATTAAAATCTTTAGAAAAGGAAACCACTAT is a genomic window containing:
- a CDS encoding hemolysin family protein, which translates into the protein MIGFISFLFFVLGEAFFACSEMAFISVERYLMEKLDYKKKVTQIYFKLWENPERLFTTTLLGITLCVVGNGIFTPYFLIRDFGIKGLVISSTLVPIAMVVLGQVIPKTIGKKFAYPLILYLLPLIYYISFIFWPLVYVNTILAQKLLKPQEKNPIFLSKFREIFLTFIRYEEEIDRTEKELMHKIIDFAKKKVSQVMIPISQVKALPLDATVKDAIEFSKKYNFSYIPLYENDVSHLKAIVKVQHLIGKTLLEPNKPLKNFIQTPIFFPEMAHAHDVLSALQKSGMELAIIVDEYGFTTGIVTIEDLIEEVLGEFRDALDYYVPEYQKISENVYRVTGFIEIEKLQQIGLPIPSGDYETLNGFIYSITGKIPGEGEVIYYKNLEMKILKATPQTVEEVMIKIKPN